One window of Medicago truncatula cultivar Jemalong A17 chromosome 2, MtrunA17r5.0-ANR, whole genome shotgun sequence genomic DNA carries:
- the LOC112419309 gene encoding uncharacterized protein, translating into MNTVVEAQRFHGYGVGSGGGVTLTHLQFADDTIIIGEKSLLNVRTMRAMLLFEEVLGLKVNFNKSMLTGINISESWLSEAALVMNCWRGTIPFIYLGLPIGGDSRKLSFWKHVVDRIVSRLSSWNNKFLSSGGRLVLLKGRLQEGGRHSSTWWRMLSRVREGVGEGVVDKECSVAEMCRLGWAEGAEAWIWRRRLLAWEEENDNVHDTWRWYLDPTHGYSVRVAYRFITTSGEPSDSIHDDNVWHRLIPAKVSLFVWRLMRNRLPTKDNLVRRRVLPPNGVVCVLGCGE; encoded by the exons ATGAACACGGTGGTGGAGGCTCAACGCTTTCATGGGTATGGTGTTGGTTCTGGTGGTGGAGTTACATTGACACACCTTCAGTTCGCAGATGACACTATTATTATTGGAGAAAAGAGTTTGTTGAATGTGCGTACCATGAGGGCAATGTTGTTGTTTGAAGAGGTGTTAGGCTTGAAGGTGAATTTTAACAAGAGTATGCTGACAGGTATCAATATCTCTGAATCTTGGTTGTCGGAGGCGGCGTTGGTGATGAATTGTTGGAGGGGAACTATTCCGTTTATTTATTTGGGGTTGCCTATTGGTGGTGATTCTAGGAAACTTAGTTTTTGGAAACATGTTGTCGATCGCATTGTCTCTCGCCTGTCGTCGTGGAATAATAAATTCCTGTCTTCCGGTGGCCGTTTGGTTCTTCTGAA GGGGCGGTTGCAAGAGGGTGGTAGACATAGTTCGACATGGTGGCGGATGTTGAGTAGGGTCCGCGAAGGGGTTGGTGAGGGTGTTG TGGATAAGGAGTGTTCGGTGGCAGAGATGTGTAGGCTAGGGTGGGCGGAGGGGGCTGAAGCTTGGATTTGGCGTAGGCGATTGTTGGCCTGGGAGGAGGAAAAT gataaTGTTCATGATACTTGGAGGTGGTATTTAGATCCTACTCATGGCTATTCAGTCAGGGTCGCATACCGTTTTATTACTACATCTGGTGAACCGTCGGATAGCATTCATGATGACAATGTATGGCATCGGCTTATTCCAGCAAAGGTCTCTTTGTTTGTGTGGCGCCTCATGCGTAATAGGTTACCTACAAAAGACAACTTGGTGCGTAGGAGGGTCCTCCCACCAAATGGTGTGGTGTGTGTATTAGGGTGTGGCGAATAG